The window CATCTGAATATAAATGATTCTTTATTCACTGGTGTAAATTAATTATAATCTGCACTGTTTAAATTGCTCAGGGAGTTACATTTTAATGTATCTTTAGATTATGTGGATATGATGGATTTTTTTCAAATCTATTTTACGGTGTGCCAGCTAATGTTCTAGACCAGCACTAAAACAACTGATTAAACTACCAAATCAACCTTGATGAGTTGAATTAGGCATGCTAGCCCTGTGCTGGAGCAACATACCTTTAATTTATATTGGCAACATGTTAAACACATGTTAATGTATTGTGAATTGTATGTTTACCGGTAGCTCAGACTAGCcctcaaattcaaatctggaccttgaagccagttccatagatgtttttattttattcttcccctctaatcagggactggtttagacctgggaaacCAGTTGTGTGCAATTCATTATCAAGTAGAACAGAAAAACTGAAGTTCTCCAGACCTCATAGGGTAAGATTTGAATACCCCTGCTCTATAACTTTCTGAATCTATAGCTTTTGATTTTTCTCTCTCTGAGGTGATGTCTGGTCCACAGGTGGTTCTGGTCACTGGCTCCACGCGTGGCCTGGGGTTAGCCATAGTGCAGGCGTTGTGCCAGGGCTTTAAAGGGGATGTGTATCTGAGTGCCCGGGACGTCCCGAGGGGGGCCATGGTTGTCGAGGATCTGCAGAGGGAGGGACTCAAGCCCAGACTCCTCCAGCTGGACATCACAGACCCGGTCAGCATCCAGGCGGCCCGGCAGCATTTCATGAAGGAGTACGGGGGTCTGGATGTGCTGATCAACAACGCAGGCATCGCCCCAAAACGTAACTACACATTAatgttacacaaacacacaccataaGTCTATGACACACTAGCaatacacagctgattaaaataatcaaaacttaatgatgagttggttatttgaatcagctgtgtagtgctcggGCAAAAAACTAAACTAGccacaggaccgagtttgggaaaccctgcaatAAGAGTATTGTGTGTTAGCTGGCCTGGGATGCAGTGCCATTTAAAGTGAACTAATAGCTCCCTCTATGTCCAGGAGGTGACCCTGTATCCTTTGGCAGCCAAGCAGAACGCATTCTCCAAACCAACTTCTTCGCCACCAGAGACATGTGCAATGAATTTCTCCCTCTCCTGAAGAAAGATGGTAAACCCTTGTTTCATGGGGGAAAACTATCACTGATTTGGTAGTGTACCCAgtgattattttttattatacgatgggtgggtctaatcctgaatactgattggttaaaactgcattccagtcggtgtctattccacaagatTCCAAAGGTTACATCTTAAATATATTACCTTAAAATGCCCATTtatctgttccatctgactgctcaACCcactgtctctccgacatttgaaacattgtttcaatattcaaattcgatttCCAGCTGTCCAATAGTAATATATGTGttgggaggagacagacaggcaggcagcgtttctcagccagtcgaaatcatgaatcagctggcattatttttatggatatatacaaataaatatcAGTTGGagaaaaaggtcaaacgaaacgACGTGCAGCTAGTTTgcggtctttccagcttcagtttgaagtgatcgTTTtcgctgtgttgttggctagctgtGTTCTGACGAGTGAGCCCATTTCTATGCCAGCCGAAATCGCGCcttattagctcattgttatggatgtatccaaataaatgtcactggaaaacagcttaaacaaatgcggctactttgctgttattctggctgtactttttgacgtgactgtaaattagccgtagttagttagatagcaagCAAGGCATACgaatgttgccagccagtatggcaatagaacatttagaacgaacgactgggtcgcgtccatagatacagaacaaaaagacggAACGACTTGGTTGCATCTTtggcaaccgaaccaatagaacgaacgaccGGACGGCTTGGGTAGCAAGCCTAGATTTGTgtcaggactatatcttgtggaagaatgaaatagtatgaataaattaataaaaataacgttttaattaaaatatgtcaatcattatttgaatgtaTTGCTAACCCGTTGTAataaagtgataatgccctcgaagccgttGTTTGGAGAATATATTGGCGCGGTTTGCCGGCCTGAGAcgaacaacacccgtgccaatatatcctccaaatacCGACTTCTCGGCCATTATTACATAATtgtacaatgggtgggtctaatactgaatgctgattggttaaaaccgcattccagtcGGTGTCTATTACACAAGTTACCGCCgtctaaatctatgacgttaaaatgtttatttactctgttccatctgactgcgcaatccaatcctctgtctcatcagcccagccaggcacttTATAAAcgtgatctccactataaaaagcatctagacattatcttgACTTCGTtttgggcctaacaacacccatgccaaATCACTTAATTAATCTACATATGATGTTTCCTTTAACTtaactgtatgtctgtctgttataGGGAGGATAGTGAATGTTGCCAGCATCGTGGGCTATATCACCCTCCAAATGTGTTCTCCAGACCTCCAGGCCAGGCtctgcagtgatgacatcacagaggaggAGCTAGTGGCTCTGATGAAGCACTTTGTTGCCGAGGCCAAAGCTGGAGACCACATCAACAAGGGCTGGCCAAATTCAGTCTATGGGGTGTCCAAAATAGGCCTGATGGCCCTTACCCGGATC of the Oncorhynchus clarkii lewisi isolate Uvic-CL-2024 chromosome 3, UVic_Ocla_1.0, whole genome shotgun sequence genome contains:
- the LOC139406127 gene encoding carbonyl reductase [NADPH] 1-like, with translation MSGPQVVLVTGSTRGLGLAIVQALCQGFKGDVYLSARDVPRGAMVVEDLQREGLKPRLLQLDITDPVSIQAARQHFMKEYGGLDVLINNAGIAPKRGDPVSFGSQAERILQTNFFATRDMCNEFLPLLKKDGRIVNVASIVGYITLQMCSPDLQARLCSDDITEEELVALMKHFVAEAKAGDHINKGWPNSVYGVSKIGLMALTRIQARRLRREMPQRGILINSCCPGWVKSDMTYPNGTKTPAEGADTPVYLALLPPATLEPQGEFVVDRQVQVWAGSPTGATIDEGP